The DNA segment CATACTCAAGCAGTTCCCCAAGCCGGTCGTCAGGAAGATGCTGGATGTAGCGAATATCGGATTCGGCAAGACTGGTTCCGGCGAGGGCCTTGCGATAAATGGCTTTCAGGCTCATGAGAAGCGCATAAAAGCATACACTTCCTTGGCTGTCCAGCCATTGACCCTGTCAGCCACCCGACGGGCGACGTCCTTGGGTTTGCCGCCGACAGCCCTTTCCTCGTCAATAATTCCGGCCAGGACAGAGTCTGAGGTCTGCCCCTCATCACCCGCAGGAGCAATGATAACAGTCAACTCCCCGCGCAGATCGCAATCAAAGACATCAAGCCGCCCCAACTCGCCACGCAGAAATTCCTCATAGTCCTTGGTCAATTCCCGAGCCACACAGAATTCACGGTTGCCCAAGACCTCACTGGCGATTTCGAGCGTTCCAGGCAGCCGGGACTTGCGCTCAAAAAAGACCAGCGTCGCTCCTGTTGCCCCATGCTGCCTGAAAAGACGCTCCGTCTGCGACTTCTTGCGAGGCGTAAAGCCCAAAAAGGTATATGGAAGCGGTGGCAAACCGCAAGCGGACAAAGCAGTCACAGGCGCACTGGGACCAGGCACGGGAGACACGTCATACCCCTCCTCCCGACATGAACGAACCAGGGTAAACCCCGGATCAGACAGCAACGGGGTGCCTGCGTCGGAGACCAAAGCCACGCTCTGCCCTTCTTCCAAAAGAGCCAGTACCTTGGGAATCCGCCTGTCTTCGTTGTGCTCAAAAAATGAAATTAGACGACCATGACGCTCCAACTCCAGACGTTTGAAAAGCAGCCCGGCCCGACGCGTATCCTCAGCCAAAATGATATCCGCATCCATAAGGATGGTGCGGGCGCGAGGCGACAAATCACCCGCATTACCCAGTGGTGTCGCCACCACCCACAGTTTCCCATTGCTCATATATTCATCCCGCTCACATCAAATGCGTTTTCCATATGCTCGACATCCAGACCATGGCCGGTGTCGATCACTGCCGCCAGATCAAATCGGCACGGCTCGTCCCACAGATCGTTTTTCGTCAGATAGTGACTGGCAGCCTTGACCAGCCGGGTCTGTTTTTTCCGATTCAGCCCATCGGCCGGAGTCGTCATGGTCCCAGCTCGCCGCGTCTTGACCTCGACGAAGACGATAGTATCACCATCCCGGCATACAAGGTCCAGCTCCCACTGCCGGTAGCGCCAATTCCGTTCCAGTATGCGAAAGCCCTTGGCCAGCAGAAACCGCGCAGCAGCCTGTTCGCCCAGATCTCCACGTCGTCTGGTCGGTATGATCTTCGAAATCAATCCCATGGCTTGAGGTGATATCACAGGGGAGATTGAGAAGCCATAGCAAGGCTTCCCCCTTCCCCCCGACAGCCCAATACGATAGTCTGAAGCATGGAGGAAATATCATGCTCAAATATGCCATGATCGGCGGTGGTCCCGGCGCATTTGTCGGTCAAGTCCATAGACGCGCTTTAGCCCTGAACGGACAGGCGAAATTAGTGGCAGGCTGTTTTTCCCGCGACCTGGAGAAAACAAAACGCCTTGGCCTGGAGCTGGGACTGGATGAAGACCGGCTTTACGCCACGCCGGAAGAATTGACCCGGCTTGAAGCCGGCGATGTCGATTTCGCCGTGGTCGTCACCTCCAATGAAGCCCACTACCCCAATGTAAAAACATGCCTGGAGAACTCCATCCATGTCATGTGTGACAAGCCGTTCACGCACACCTCTCACCAAGCGGTTGAACTGGTGGAAATGGCACGAGACAAGGGCTTGCACCTTGGAATATCATACACCTATGCAGGTTACCCCATGATCAGGCAGGCTCGGGAGATGATCGAACGAGGTGACATCGGGACAATCCGATTC comes from the Pseudodesulfovibrio piezophilus C1TLV30 genome and includes:
- the rsmI gene encoding 16S rRNA (cytidine(1402)-2'-O)-methyltransferase, with the protein product MSNGKLWVVATPLGNAGDLSPRARTILMDADIILAEDTRRAGLLFKRLELERHGRLISFFEHNEDRRIPKVLALLEEGQSVALVSDAGTPLLSDPGFTLVRSCREEGYDVSPVPGPSAPVTALSACGLPPLPYTFLGFTPRKKSQTERLFRQHGATGATLVFFERKSRLPGTLEIASEVLGNREFCVARELTKDYEEFLRGELGRLDVFDCDLRGELTVIIAPAGDEGQTSDSVLAGIIDEERAVGGKPKDVARRVADRVNGWTAKEVYAFMRFS
- a CDS encoding YraN family protein: MGLISKIIPTRRRGDLGEQAAARFLLAKGFRILERNWRYRQWELDLVCRDGDTIVFVEVKTRRAGTMTTPADGLNRKKQTRLVKAASHYLTKNDLWDEPCRFDLAAVIDTGHGLDVEHMENAFDVSGMNI